The segment GCTCGAGCTTGTGAAGCATATCGTCGGTGACCTCGCCGAGAGCCTTGCGATAGTTCACGGGTATACGGTAGTAGTAATCAACCCAAGGGTCTGTCTCTGCGGCTCCTTGGGGACGCAGCGTGAGCTTGAGACGTAGATAGGTCTCATTCGTCGATACGGTACGCCAATCATGCTCGTAAGCGTAAAAAGGCACTGTGCCGTAAAACTTGCCATCTCCCTTGCTACTCGTATATCCTAGAGCAGAGAAGTCGGTCTCAACCATAGGACGATAGGCGGAGTTGTGCCACTCGTTAGCCTTGGTTTGATATGGTGAGGTGGCGCTTCGTACGACTTTAGTCTTCTCCGTGTAGTGTATCAGACAAACTTCGGGATTGGAGCCTGGCTTGACCTCGAACGGTGTCTCGATGCCGTTCTGACGATTCTTGACATCGATATGGTCAATCCTCAGTCGGATCTTGGCAGCCGCACGATAGAGATCAATCGTCCCTAGATTGGTACTGGGTACTTCATTACCCCAGTTGACAGTCGCCCGGAGCACTCCATCCATGAGGAACTTATCCTGCGGGGCTATCTTGCCACTTTCGGGAGCTGGGTTGAGCTTGTTCTGGTCGTCCTGCATTAACTCGTAGAGAGCTGTCTTCGTTGTGACACCTGTGATAGGCTCGCGGACATTGACCACTGAGATATAGTCTAGCTGCTTGCCTTCAAGCTTAGGAAGGTCATCCTTCGGGATAATAAAGGTAGCACGACTGCCGATCCCGCCCCCAGGGAGTGCCTCCTGCTTGGATGGGGTGTAGCGCCCAACGAGCTGATCACCTGCCGCTGGGTCAAAGACAAAGAGCTCTATGTTGTCGATCTTGTTCTCATTAAGCAGGGCGCCTCCGTGGAGACCATTCTCCTTGTCGCCCGGCTCCTCGCCTACGTGGCTACGGAGCGTGGCCGTGGTCGTCTGCTCAGTACGCGGTATGAGCGTGAGCTCGAGGAGCTTGCCATCCTCCTCAGAGATGTGCAAATCATCGGTTCGCTCGCTGACGCAACTGGTGAATGCCACACTGATGCCCACGAGGGCGAGCACGGCACAGAGGACTATGCGTACACGGGTCTGGATATTATATCGAAACATTGTCATTGCGATTCTTAGTACATTACTTGTTTGATACGCCACCGCTCTGAGCCACCTTCATTCATATAGCTATCTATAGCCCTAGTAGGATCTAGGTTCAGCTCTTTGCCGTCGACTGTGATGTAAAACTGAGTGTAGAATGGCTCAGTGGTAAACTCTTGTCGGGGCTTGATCCTAAAGGTGTAGATCTTTGAGGAACCACTGACGATCTCAGGCTCTACCTGATCGTAGGTCGTGCCCGTAAAGAGGAAGTTCAGTCCGTTCGTGATGGAGGCTGACCAGATAGCGCCTACGGGCTTGGTGATATTAAAGGTTACCTCAACGACCTTATTACTTGGGAGCAGCACCTCCTGAGAGATATCGGTCACGGGTGTTTCCTCATTGGTTAAAGTATCGACGAGCTTGAGCGTGCACGTATACTTGGGGTGCGTGAACTCCATCTCAGACGCAATCAGCGTCCAGGGCTTGACCTTAAAGTCTATGACTAAATACTTACCATCAGCTGGCACACGGATATCGTACTGATAGTGGTGGTTGCGTATGATAGTGTAGTCGGCTTGATTGCTTGGGTCATTGCCCGTAGCAACATCTAGGTAGGTATACTCGGACCCTGGAGTCGTGTTGGCGATGACGGGAATCTTGTGTACGACTCCACTCTGCATCGTGATCTCTATATAGCAAGGCTTCCCTATGGGTGTGTTGTTAACCTTATCCCATCCCAGTGTAGCGGAAGCCTTCCCGAGGAGTCGCTCAGGGACGTATATCTTCGTCTTGAAGCTATTGCCCGTGATGGAGCCACTACCATTAAAGGGCTTATCTGTTAGCTCTGCAGTTGCTGCCCCTGAGGCTTTATTTTCCATAAATGAGTGCTGCGTAGCTACATTGCAGATCTTGATGCTCTTGATCTTACTGACTCCATCACCCGTGAGGTTGAGGCTGACCTTTGCTGAGGAGCGAACCAAGTTAACGGTCTGCTGTGTCGTGCCAGTCTCGTGACCGTCAGGCCAATTGCTGACAGGAGTGAGCGGATCTGTAGCTACCGTTGTCGGAGTAAAGGGCTTGGGTACGGTCACGCTTCCACCCATGGGGATGGTTTGGTTCTCATAGATACGCGCCATGGGGAAGAGACTCTTCTCTGTACCATTCATGACAGCCCCATTGTAGAGTGGCGTGCCTGTGTCACGGCTTTTGAAACTCTCTAGATGCTGTAGTGTCGTCTTCAGGGCGGCATAAGTTTGCAAGCCCTCCAGTGTATTCTTCCAGCTCTCAGGGTAGTTTGCTACAAAGCAAAAGTGATACTTAGCCCCCTCCTCGGGCTGTAGCTCCATAAGGAAAGATTGCTCCGTCGTGAAGTGGCTCTTGACGAGCATACTCTGATTATCTGCAGCGCCCACCTTATAGATCAAAACTGCTAGCTCGCCTACATAGTCTTCGTAGTCCTCAGGGTCAGACTGTATGGAGGGATTGTTGCCCTGCTCACGCAGAGAAGCGTTCGGGAGT is part of the Porphyromonas asaccharolytica DSM 20707 genome and harbors:
- a CDS encoding FimB/Mfa2 family fimbrial subunit — protein: MSRNTLYITLLALICSMLLSVSCQRMNGGAVPDDDPSRITCLRFSMAGIELPNASLREQGNNPSIQSDPEDYEDYVGELAVLIYKVGAADNQSMLVKSHFTTEQSFLMELQPEEGAKYHFCFVANYPESWKNTLEGLQTYAALKTTLQHLESFKSRDTGTPLYNGAVMNGTEKSLFPMARIYENQTIPMGGSVTVPKPFTPTTVATDPLTPVSNWPDGHETGTTQQTVNLVRSSAKVSLNLTGDGVSKIKSIKICNVATQHSFMENKASGAATAELTDKPFNGSGSITGNSFKTKIYVPERLLGKASATLGWDKVNNTPIGKPCYIEITMQSGVVHKIPVIANTTPGSEYTYLDVATGNDPSNQADYTIIRNHHYQYDIRVPADGKYLVIDFKVKPWTLIASEMEFTHPKYTCTLKLVDTLTNEETPVTDISQEVLLPSNKVVEVTFNITKPVGAIWSASITNGLNFLFTGTTYDQVEPEIVSGSSKIYTFRIKPRQEFTTEPFYTQFYITVDGKELNLDPTRAIDSYMNEGGSERWRIKQVMY